A stretch of DNA from Deinococcus ruber:
GCCGGGTCGTACCTGGCCCTGGCGATCGCCGCGACCGTCCAACTGCCGACCCGCGGCACCGGCGCACAGACACGGGACTGGACCGCGCAGCTGCTGCACCTCCCCGGCGGGCGGATCCTGGTGGGGTTGATCGGCGTGGCGGTGCTGGCGGTGGCGGCCAATGAACTGTGCCTGGCAGTGACTGCGTCGTTCATGGCGGAGATGGACCTGTCCGGCCCCGGTCAGACGCGCCGGACGATGGTGGAGCGGGTCGGTCGGGTGGGCATCGCGGCACGGGCGGTGGTCTTCGCGGTGATCGGCTGGTTCTTCTCCAAGCCACCATCCGTCCGGTCAACGGCCTGGATGAGCGCCGTCCGGGCCTCAGCTCCGAGGTTGCCGAACGCCTCCTGAACCACTGCTGTGATACTCATGCTCTCCAGGTGAGAGTGCTGGAAAGCCCCCGGTCCGGAGGCGCGACCTGCTTCCAACGTGACCGAACTCAGAGGGCCAACCAGACCACACCCCTTCCAACTCGGCAGGATTTCAGATCCGCTCTGCGCTCCATCAGCAACGTTCCCAGGGTATTCAACCACTGCCCTCGGCACACCCCCAGAAGACATCCCTCCAGGTAGTGCCTTCAATCAGTTGCGCGTTTCCGGTCGCGAGCAACTGCTCTGCCAGCACCGAATCGGCACGGAACTTTACCTTCAGCAGCC
This window harbors:
- a CDS encoding DUF1206 domain-containing protein codes for the protein AGSYLALAIAATVQLPTRGTGAQTRDWTAQLLHLPGGRILVGLIGVAVLAVAANELCLAVTASFMAEMDLSGPGQTRRTMVERVGRVGIAARAVVFAVIGWFFSKPPSVRSTAWMSAVRASAPRLPNAS